The genomic window TTGATTCTTCAAACCATGGACCACGGCTCTCTTCCATTCCTCTTATGGCCTCTGTGTCTCCGCCTCCACAGGCTTTCGGTGCTGACGTTCTTCCTATCATGGATAGTCACATACACCCATCTCTACAACCAATGCCTTATCACCCACATCCACAGCGAACAGCCTCTGTCCCAATATACTCTTCTCCATATTTTTCTCCATCTATCCCCCCTGACATGGCCCATCTGAACCCGTACAACATGTTTCCTGGTCgaaacaacaccaacatgcATATCCCTCGCGTTGGCTCGCCTCTCAGACATTCGTTCAGTCCAGAAGCTCAACATTCTTCCACCTCAAACGCTGGGTCAGTCTCAGATGGGTTTTCCCCCACAAACAGTCAGAATCATATGAATGTCGAGGGGTTTCACGCAACCGTCAACCACATAACAGTGGACAGTCAGAAAACTCCAGTCGACACAACCCACAGTCCAAAGGCCGATTCTCAGGGATCTCAGTCGGAATCCGGTGATTTTCGGGATCTAATGCCACAGCCACGCAAGCTCCCATTTCAATCTCGCCCAAAGAGATCCATCTCGCAGCCGGATGCTATTGTACGAGACGAGGTGCAGAAGCTCAGCCCACGAGCCAAACGAGTCAGGGGCGTACCCAACACGACTTCGAATAAGGAAATTCGGCGATTCAAAACTCAGGGATCTCAAACAATGGATCTGAGAGTCGATATCCCGATAAAGTCAACCCCGGCTCCCTTACCAAACCGCTTAACGCCACAATCCATGCCAGAAGAGATACCCAACACAGGAGTGAGGGACGCAGAGTGCCAAACTGAAATGTCGATTTATTCAAACGCAAGTCAACAAATTTATCAGCCGCAGTTCTCGGTCTCCGATCTGGCGGTACTCGTCACTGGCCCTGGCGTGCTGAGAGAGTTGGACGAAGCAACGGCGAGCTTATTTGAACAATACGAAACAGACATCGCCAATGGTAGTGACAATCAAGCCTCTGCTAGATTTTACCTAGATCAGATATACTCGAAGCGCAGAGACTTTTGGTTGGCCAAACTTGAGGAGCTGGCGGCTGACCAGTGGCAGCAGCTGTCAAGTTAGACCCGGGTCTGACAGTGTCATAGTGAAATGCATATGGGGTGAATCTGAGGTGCATGCGAGATGGATTTAGTGACTGTTTGTTTGTCAATAGCTTTGCAGATGCTAACAGTGTACCAACTAACGTTTGATCTCTAACAGGGCATATGTAAGACTTCCACCATCCTTTTCAATCTGGCACTGATCACTGCAGCTCCTCTTCGAAGCCTTCTATCTTTCTTAAATTTGACAGCTCAAGCACTCTGAAGTCGGTTCAGCTCATTCTTTGaagctcttctctcctctttccTCGATTCGAGACATCACCATCACTACAGCTCCTGTTCTTCTGCGACACTGCTTCctgtcctccttctccttatcGACTTCTTTCTCATCTTTTCTCTCTTGATCACGAAACAAAAGTTCGATCATAGCCGTCAAAATGTCGGTCCCTGCAAAGAATGCCGCTGCGGCTGAGATCATGACATTCGAGAACACCGCTTCTCCGGGTACCCTCTTTGCCACTGTCCTCAACGACAAGGCTTTGAAGGCTGCCTACAAGCAGTGCAAAAGTCAGCCGATCATATGTAAGTCATCCAGTACGCCAGTATACCAACCGTTATGTCTCCTCCGCCTACAACCAGCCTTCCATCTGTTCTATCACTGCCAATTTAAGATCGAAACTGACCAACCAACAGGCGCCAACGAGATTCTTCCTCGACATCCCATTTGGTACACTCGACAGACTGGAATCCAGTAGTTGTTTGCGGGCCTTAGACTTCCCAACGTCCAGACCAAGGACGATGGGGATGTCAAGCACTACACGAGCTCTACCAAAGAGAGAAACGGGTCTTGACACACCCTAGAGTGGGCAGAGCAAAGGGGTAACCACATCATGGTGGTGAGCCGTGAGGAGGCTCGACTCCTTTGCCGTGAAGCCCCCAAGCGCAAAGCAGCCAGCCATCTCCCAATAGACTATGGTATGCGCCACGAAATCAGCCAGTGGATGAAAGAGGCCCATCGTGGCATTCTCCGGGGAAAGCACCTGAGCTGAGTCTTTCACGTCGTCAAAATCAAGGACACCCCGGGCAGGCCATTTGGTACCTTGTTCGAAAGGTTCCCCAGAGCATGAGGGCCTTCAAGTCTCCCCTGACTCTGACGGAAAAGGCGCGAGAGCAGTGGAGAGTTGAGCAGGAGAAGTACGCTGAGAAGCAACAGTACAAGTGGAAGCATCTCACGCCCGAGAGCAGCAAGAGCCCATAGTTCATGACAGTTACAGCATTTGCATAAAGCATTGCTACATTTCCGCATGCGAGGGTTGATGGTAAGGAGGACATGGTGTTTCAGGGGTATAATCGGACGGCGGTGCAGATATCCTACTCACGCCACTTCTTAGAAGCATATCCAAATTCATTTTGAAGACGGCTATTCTCCAATGCAGCCATACATAAACAACCCCCAATATTGCACCGAGAAGATAAGTGAAATCAAGCCAAGTAACCAACCATCCGTCGCTCGTTGGGTAGATTCAATCAAGATCAATCCAAGCCGCAGGGTATATCATCAAGCACCTTActccttcatcttgacgTAGTTGCTCGGGAAGATGCCCGTTCTCGTGCCAATCTGGCCAGTCCTGGCAAAGTCAGTGAGGAGTTATCCATTGATGCGAGTTGATACATACCACCAGTCGTTATCGCTCTCGGTTCGCTTCAGAATCGTAATGACATCGCCCTTCTTAAAGCCTAGGTCACCAGGCTGGTCCGCGTCAAAGTTGTACACGGCGACAGCCTCATTCTTCTTGAGCATCGCTTGCTTGGCGGCAAAGTTGGGCTTGGGAGCTGCAGGCCGTCCAGGGCcagtcttcttctctgcGCCGATGGGGCTGTCTCTGTAGACGTAGTCGTCGTTGGCTCCGCCGCGCGCGGCAAAGGTGTTTGATCGCGAAGGAGCGCCGAAACCACTAGGTCGGTCATATACATCGTCCTGCCACGTGTTGGAGCGACTCGGCCTTCCAAAGCTGTCGTCATGCGAGCCGGCGCGATTGTGCTGTCCCTCGCCGTATGCCGATCCCCGTTGGCCGTTCCACACCACGTCGTCGTGCTGGTTGTCGTATACGGGCACGTCGTTGTACATGGCGTCGCCGGTAGCGCCGACCCGCATACCGCTGAAGACGCGCGAGTTGAGGATGTTCATGAGGGGCGCAGCTTGGGGCGGCGGTCGCACAGAGCCAGTGAGCAGTTGCTGGGCCGTGTAGCGGGTGCCGTACATCTTTTCGTTGGCATCGCGGCGCTCGATGATGGCGGATCCCTCGAGGGAGACGCCGGCGAAGAGACCCTTGGTTTTGGAGTAACTGAAGATACCGGAGAAGCTCCTCAGGGACGCGGCACCGGCAGCCTCGGCGTTGCGACCGACAGGTCCGGCGGCCAGAGAGACATTACCACCCAGAGTCAGGGATCCAGCCTGGGCAAACgtcttgacagcctcggcgtcgttgaggatgaagacaaAATCAGTCAACTCGAAGCCGATCTGGCCGCCGACACCGGCACCACCGGTCGCGATGGCACTAGGAGCGCTCCAGGAGCCATCGGGAAGccgagcgacgacgaggccgCTACCGAAGCGACCGGAGCCGATGAAGCCGGCCTTGAGGAcggtgaggatggcgaggccCTGGGCGTTGGCGAGGATCGAAGGAGGAATGACCTTGTCGGGACCAAAGGCCTGGCGAGGGTTGATGAAGGAGGTGAGGATCTTGCCGCAC from Fusarium falciforme chromosome 2, complete sequence includes these protein-coding regions:
- a CDS encoding SH3 domain-containing protein, whose protein sequence is MGINNPLPSSLASECKKCGKILTSFINPRQAFGPDKVIPPSILANAQGLAILTVLKAGFIGSGRFGSGLVVARLPDGSWSAPSAIATGGAGVGGQIGFELTDFVFILNDAEAVKTFAQAGSLTLGGNVSLAAGPVGRNAEAAGAASLRSFSGIFSYSKTKGLFAGVSLEGSAIIERRDANEKMYGTRYTAQQLLTGSVRPPPQAAPLMNILNSRVFSGMRVGATGDAMYNDVPVYDNQHDDVVWNGQRGSAYGEGQHNRAGSHDDSFGRPSRSNTWQDDVYDRPSGFGAPSRSNTFAARGGANDDYVYRDSPIGAEKKTGPGRPAAPKPNFAAKQAMLKKNEAVAVYNFDADQPGDLGFKKGDVITILKRTESDNDWWTGQIGTRTGIFPSNYVKMKE